The Flavobacterium marginilacus genome window below encodes:
- a CDS encoding ATP-binding protein has translation MKLTLKLTTYFKLVLLIISICSLFILLFLSLYLYTVQQENDVFKANSNQYKTEINRLFDFNSKTQIVTINDLTYWDALVNFTKSKDTLWFKKYIANEFPTYEVDYISIYGLDKKFITSIAKPDFKSKDFIAKQAMRVLYKTKFSRFYMRVPEGIVEVLGGTIHASNDPRKIKTKPAGYMFMARLLDKEYFKNLEDICSSNVRLLNNEDVSLIGDKKMTSLIQLKDHKNYTVGKLLFERSSYLNFERTKELLLIIVITTLIGLIAAVYYSRKWVYRPLRLVTNILETDREISISLLKREPGEFGHIGNLFEDHRKNRFQLEKSKQKAEESDKLKSTFLANLSHEIRTPMNAIIGFSDLLLNENLSEDLKMKYLKIINSSGKSLVSIIEDLIEMSKIDAKLIMPNYKGLDIEKCIKELYNTLKVTIPEDKSINFYISESTEKLENNILTDEVKLKQIIVNLLTNAIKFTDSGHVAFGYSIDKEEQLIEFRVEDTGIGISKNDLKVVFDRFRRVEDDYSISLSGLGLGLSISKAYVEMLGGEIHVESVYGGGSVFKFTIPLIYEEYIEENKDPDEECLNKNSDSKNILVAEDDNINFLLLKTILELKKHSVIRARNGQEVVDISRSNPAIDLIFMDIKMPVLDGYEAFEIIKKENPDLIVIAQTAHSSSEVKERIMKAGFSAYITKPLDKEKIYEIITKVFQNNSAN, from the coding sequence ATGAAATTAACATTAAAATTAACGACTTACTTTAAATTGGTACTGTTAATCATTAGTATTTGTTCGCTTTTTATATTGTTATTTCTTTCCCTTTATTTATATACAGTACAGCAGGAAAATGATGTTTTCAAAGCTAATTCAAATCAATATAAAACAGAGATAAACCGATTATTTGATTTTAATTCGAAAACCCAGATAGTTACCATAAATGATCTTACTTATTGGGATGCTTTAGTCAATTTTACAAAATCGAAAGACACACTTTGGTTTAAAAAATATATTGCAAATGAATTTCCTACTTATGAGGTAGATTATATTTCGATTTATGGTCTCGATAAAAAGTTTATTACAAGCATTGCAAAGCCTGATTTTAAATCCAAAGATTTTATAGCAAAACAGGCTATGAGAGTTTTGTATAAAACCAAGTTTTCCAGATTTTACATGAGAGTTCCTGAGGGTATAGTCGAGGTGCTTGGAGGAACAATTCATGCTTCAAATGATCCTAGAAAAATTAAAACGAAACCAGCCGGATATATGTTCATGGCTCGGTTATTAGATAAGGAATATTTTAAAAATTTAGAAGATATCTGCAGTTCTAATGTCCGGCTCTTAAATAATGAAGATGTCAGTCTTATTGGAGATAAAAAAATGACATCATTAATACAGCTTAAAGATCATAAAAATTATACAGTTGGGAAATTATTGTTTGAGAGATCTTCTTATCTTAATTTTGAAAGAACCAAAGAACTGCTGCTGATTATTGTCATTACTACATTGATAGGACTTATAGCCGCGGTTTATTATTCCAGAAAATGGGTTTACAGACCATTGCGTTTAGTAACAAATATTTTAGAGACCGACAGAGAGATTTCAATTAGTCTGTTAAAAAGGGAGCCAGGGGAATTTGGACATATCGGAAATTTGTTTGAAGATCATAGAAAGAATCGGTTTCAATTGGAAAAATCCAAACAGAAAGCTGAAGAAAGTGATAAACTAAAGTCGACTTTCCTTGCTAATTTATCTCATGAAATTAGAACACCGATGAATGCTATTATCGGGTTTTCAGATTTGCTTTTAAATGAAAATTTAAGCGAAGATCTGAAAATGAAATATTTGAAAATCATCAATAGCAGCGGCAAAAGTTTGGTGTCTATTATTGAAGATTTAATTGAAATGTCAAAGATTGATGCCAAACTGATAATGCCCAATTATAAAGGGCTGGATATTGAAAAATGCATTAAGGAACTGTATAATACACTAAAAGTGACAATACCTGAGGATAAAAGCATTAATTTTTATATTAGCGAAAGCACTGAGAAATTAGAAAATAATATTTTAACGGATGAAGTAAAGCTGAAGCAGATAATTGTTAACCTGCTTACAAATGCAATAAAATTTACAGACAGCGGACATGTTGCCTTTGGTTATTCGATAGATAAAGAGGAACAGCTGATAGAGTTTAGGGTTGAAGATACAGGTATTGGAATCAGTAAAAATGATCTGAAAGTTGTTTTTGACCGTTTTCGAAGAGTTGAAGATGATTATTCAATATCACTTAGCGGATTAGGATTAGGCTTATCTATTTCCAAGGCTTATGTTGAAATGCTTGGCGGTGAAATTCATGTTGAATCAGTTTATGGAGGAGGTTCTGTTTTTAAATTTACAATTCCATTGATTTACGAAGAATATATTGAGGAAAATAAAGATCCCGATGAAGAATGCCTGAATAAAAACTCTGATTCTAAAAATATTTTAGTAGCTGAAGATGATAATATCAATTTTTTGTTGTTAAAAACAATATTGGAATTAAAAAAACACTCTGTTATAAGAGCAAGAAACGGTCAGGAAGTAGTAGATATCAGTAGATCAAATCCGGCGATAGATTTGATTTTTATGGATATTAAAATGCCGGTTTTAGATGGTTATGAGGCTTTTGAAATAATTAAAAAAGAGAATCCAGATCTGATTGTAATTGCTCAGACAGCTCATTCTTCATCAGAAGTGAAAGAAAGAATAATGAAAGCCGGTTTTTCAGCTTATATTACTAAACCTTTAGATAAAGAAAAAATCTATGAAATAATTACCAAGGTGTTTCAAAACAATTCAGCTAATTAG
- a CDS encoding NAD-dependent succinate-semialdehyde dehydrogenase, with translation MIFKSINPFTQAELEEHEVLTNAQLADKLKISESAFKYWRTTTFQERADKMRNLAVILRTNKEELGLLITNEMGKILSEGISEVEKSAANCDFYAENAEKMLKDEYYDTPFKSMSVYDPQGAVFAIMPWNYPFWQVLRYAAPAIMAGNVTLLKHAPNVIGCAKAIEKAFLEAGFPEGVFQQIIIDISQAESVIAADIVQGITLTGSEAAGSSVAALAGKHIKKTVMELGGSDAFIVLDDADLEKAAAVAVQSRMLNAGQACICAKRFIVTEKAADEFAFLFAEKIRKLQQGNPLQSGIDMGPLARIDLAEKLSSQLEHALRQGAQLVVGGERDQCNFQPALIDFVDSGNIAFQEETFGPLAVLVRAKNEDEAVAIANNHKYGLASAIWTEDRERAYILARKIEAGNVFVNSLVRSDSRIPFGGTKKSGYGRELSSVGIKEFMNMKSVIIE, from the coding sequence ATGATATTCAAATCCATAAATCCATTCACACAAGCAGAACTAGAAGAACATGAAGTCTTGACTAATGCTCAATTGGCGGATAAATTAAAGATATCTGAATCGGCATTCAAGTATTGGCGCACTACTACTTTTCAGGAAAGAGCCGACAAAATGAGAAATCTGGCAGTTATATTGCGCACTAACAAAGAGGAATTAGGTTTGCTTATTACTAATGAAATGGGCAAAATTCTTTCTGAAGGAATTTCAGAGGTTGAAAAATCAGCTGCAAATTGTGATTTTTATGCTGAAAATGCCGAAAAAATGCTTAAGGATGAATATTATGACACTCCTTTTAAAAGTATGTCTGTTTATGATCCTCAGGGGGCAGTATTTGCGATTATGCCTTGGAATTATCCTTTTTGGCAGGTATTGCGTTATGCAGCACCGGCAATTATGGCAGGTAATGTTACGCTTTTAAAACATGCTCCAAATGTTATTGGATGCGCCAAAGCTATTGAAAAAGCTTTTTTGGAAGCTGGTTTTCCTGAAGGAGTTTTTCAGCAGATAATTATAGATATTTCTCAAGCAGAAAGTGTTATTGCAGCTGATATTGTTCAGGGAATTACTTTGACTGGAAGTGAAGCAGCAGGATCTTCGGTGGCAGCGCTGGCAGGAAAGCATATCAAAAAAACAGTGATGGAATTAGGAGGTTCCGATGCTTTTATTGTTTTGGATGATGCTGATTTAGAAAAAGCTGCTGCTGTTGCTGTACAGTCAAGAATGCTAAATGCAGGTCAGGCGTGTATCTGTGCAAAGCGTTTTATCGTTACAGAAAAAGCCGCCGATGAGTTTGCTTTTCTTTTTGCCGAAAAAATAAGAAAACTGCAGCAGGGAAATCCGTTGCAAAGCGGTATTGATATGGGGCCTTTGGCAAGAATTGACTTAGCAGAAAAATTAAGCAGTCAGTTGGAACATGCTTTACGCCAAGGTGCTCAATTGGTAGTTGGAGGAGAAAGGGATCAATGCAATTTTCAGCCTGCACTGATTGATTTTGTTGACTCTGGTAATATTGCTTTTCAGGAAGAAACCTTTGGACCGTTGGCAGTTCTCGTTAGAGCAAAAAATGAAGACGAGGCTGTCGCAATTGCAAATAATCATAAATATGGTTTGGCTTCGGCCATTTGGACAGAAGACAGAGAACGGGCTTATATTTTAGCCAGAAAAATTGAAGCAGGAAATGTTTTTGTAAATTCTTTGGTGCGTTCAGATTCCAGAATTCCTTTTGGAGGAACAAAAAAATCGGGTTATGGGAGAGAATTATCCAGTGTTGGTATCAAAGAATTTATGAATATGAAATCAGTTATTATTGAGTAA
- a CDS encoding GNAT family N-acetyltransferase encodes MIRKANIQDLDQLTNLFDQYVVFYKNPSNYEKHYAYLKERLENNEAVIFVAYDDAYPDKIIGFALIYITFSSLALNRILILNDLFVDPSARKKGIGEQLITQTEAFAKELGSPTIRLRTAKNNNAAQKLYHKMGFVREDYLYSYDLTVL; translated from the coding sequence ATGATACGAAAAGCTAACATTCAAGACTTGGATCAATTAACAAATCTGTTTGACCAATATGTAGTTTTTTATAAAAACCCATCCAATTATGAAAAACATTATGCCTATCTAAAAGAAAGATTAGAAAATAATGAAGCCGTAATTTTTGTAGCTTATGATGATGCATATCCTGATAAAATTATTGGTTTTGCACTCATTTACATCACTTTTTCTTCATTGGCACTCAATAGAATACTAATCTTAAACGATCTTTTTGTAGATCCATCAGCACGAAAAAAAGGAATAGGCGAACAATTAATTACACAAACTGAAGCATTTGCTAAAGAGCTGGGCTCTCCTACAATTCGTCTGAGAACCGCCAAAAATAATAATGCAGCCCAAAAATTATATCATAAAATGGGTTTTGTAAGAGAAGATTACCTTTACAGCTATGATCTTACTGTTTTATAA
- a CDS encoding glycoside hydrolase family 5 protein, which translates to MNFKSKIILLLLVLSSSIASAQFVKKHGQLSVKGTQLVDKNQSPIVLRGVSFGWHSMWPRFYNEKTVDWLKKDFSCNIVRAALGIEIGQYAYIKEPEFSKEKIDAVIKGAIKSDIYVIVDWHSHNINLKEAKEYFDGISRKYGKYPNVIYEVFNEPDYETWPEVKAYAEEVIKVIRANDPDNIILVGCPRWDQDVNLPAADPIKGYDNLMYTMHFYAATHQKELRDRTDEAIKSGLPVFISESAGMEASGDGPMNYTAWQEYIDWMESKKLSWVVWSISDKTETCSMLKKSASSEGNWKDEDLNESGLKTKELLRKFNSKN; encoded by the coding sequence ATGAACTTTAAATCTAAAATTATTCTGCTTTTGCTGGTACTAAGCAGCAGTATCGCAAGCGCACAATTCGTAAAAAAGCACGGACAGCTAAGCGTAAAAGGAACTCAGCTGGTGGATAAAAACCAAAGCCCAATTGTTTTGAGAGGCGTAAGTTTTGGCTGGCATAGTATGTGGCCAAGATTTTATAATGAAAAAACGGTAGACTGGCTGAAAAAGGATTTCAGCTGCAATATTGTGCGTGCAGCATTGGGAATCGAAATTGGGCAGTATGCTTATATAAAAGAACCTGAATTTTCTAAAGAAAAAATAGATGCGGTTATAAAAGGTGCAATCAAATCCGATATTTATGTGATTGTCGATTGGCACAGTCATAATATTAATTTGAAAGAAGCCAAAGAATATTTTGACGGAATCTCCAGGAAATACGGGAAATATCCAAATGTAATTTATGAGGTCTTTAATGAACCGGACTACGAAACCTGGCCGGAAGTAAAAGCCTATGCCGAAGAAGTAATTAAAGTCATTAGAGCAAACGATCCGGATAATATTATTTTAGTAGGATGCCCAAGGTGGGACCAAGATGTAAATTTACCAGCAGCTGACCCTATAAAAGGCTATGATAATTTAATGTACACCATGCATTTTTATGCTGCAACGCATCAAAAAGAGCTTAGAGATAGAACAGATGAAGCCATAAAAAGTGGTTTGCCTGTTTTTATCTCAGAATCGGCCGGAATGGAAGCTTCTGGTGACGGTCCTATGAATTATACTGCATGGCAGGAATATATTGACTGGATGGAGAGTAAAAAATTAAGCTGGGTAGTTTGGTCAATTTCTGACAAGACAGAAACATGTTCGATGTTAAAAAAATCTGCCAGTTCTGAAGGAAATTGGAAAGATGAAGACCTGAATGAATCTGGTTTGAAAACAAAAGAACTGCTAAGAAAATTTAATAGTAAGAATTAG
- a CDS encoding outer membrane beta-barrel protein, translating into MKKLLAILVLALTTSISFAQDAPETTPLEITGSGDLYYKYDFAKVPNIGTSFGTDQNSVSLGMLDIAFKKSIKKVSFVGEVSFGPRGQYQSIPNGDGTDVNSFHIQNLYASYAVSDKFSFTAGYMGTYIGYEVISPVGNFNYSTSYLFTNGPFQNAGVKANYKISDKFGAMLGVFNDTWNSYKADPVKGLNAVGGQLSFATEGVSAYLNFMDGSVSGTIVDLTATFQLSKKFKLGLNAADFSNGDKVGYTGAAIYPSYAFTDAFSLGLRAEYFKAKEEAVALYGIGADQSVTAFTLSGNYKVSGLTIIPEFRLDSNSDDYFKDSDLAPTSSASQFLLAVVYGF; encoded by the coding sequence ATGAAAAAATTATTAGCAATTTTAGTTTTAGCCTTAACAACGAGTATTTCATTTGCACAAGATGCACCAGAAACGACACCATTGGAGATTACAGGTTCTGGAGATTTATATTACAAGTACGATTTTGCAAAAGTTCCAAATATTGGAACGAGTTTTGGAACAGATCAGAATTCTGTTTCTTTGGGGATGCTGGATATTGCATTTAAGAAAAGCATAAAAAAAGTGTCTTTTGTTGGTGAGGTTTCTTTTGGGCCAAGAGGACAGTATCAGTCAATTCCAAATGGTGATGGAACAGATGTAAATTCATTCCACATTCAAAATCTGTATGCCAGCTATGCGGTTTCAGATAAATTTAGTTTTACAGCTGGTTATATGGGAACATATATAGGATATGAGGTAATTTCTCCTGTAGGTAATTTTAACTATTCTACTTCTTATTTGTTTACCAATGGACCATTCCAAAATGCAGGTGTTAAAGCAAATTATAAAATATCTGATAAATTTGGTGCAATGTTAGGAGTGTTTAATGATACATGGAATTCATACAAAGCGGATCCAGTGAAAGGATTAAATGCTGTGGGAGGTCAATTGTCTTTTGCAACTGAAGGAGTTAGTGCGTATCTTAATTTTATGGATGGTTCTGTAAGCGGTACTATTGTAGATTTGACTGCAACCTTCCAGCTTAGTAAAAAATTCAAATTAGGTTTGAATGCTGCTGATTTTTCAAATGGAGATAAAGTAGGTTATACAGGAGCGGCAATATACCCTTCTTATGCTTTTACTGATGCTTTTTCATTAGGATTACGTGCTGAATATTTTAAAGCAAAAGAAGAGGCTGTTGCTTTATATGGAATTGGTGCTGATCAATCAGTAACGGCTTTTACATTATCAGGTAACTATAAAGTAAGCGGATTGACTATTATTCCTGAGTTTAGATTAGATAGTAATTCGGATGATTATTTTA
- a CDS encoding glycoside hydrolase family 27 protein has product MKKSLLCLLLNCIAIQGFSQGNVYKQGTGKFEGLAMTPPMGWNSWNTFETNIDEKLIKETADIMVSTGMAAAGYNYIVLDDGWMTKERDKDGNLVPDPIKFPSGMKALIEYVHSKGLKFGLYNCAGTHTCAGYPGTRGYEYQDARFYASLGIDFLKYDWCNTAGINSTEAYTTMSNALKTAGRPIVFSLCEWGDTKPWEWGKPIGNLWRISGDIYPCFDCEFHHEEGNWSSWGFMKIAEMRKDIRKYSGPDHWNDFDMMEVGDGMTNTEDKTHFAMWCMMASPLIAGNDFRKMSKETLAILTNKELITVNQDKLGIQGFKLSAEDGLEVWVKPLADGNWAVTFLNRTDALKKINFDWKKNSIKDADFGFEADFNKTIFKIKDLWKNKEAGTTKKNFTADIASHDVITLRLIP; this is encoded by the coding sequence ATGAAAAAATCACTTCTCTGCTTACTTTTAAACTGCATTGCAATTCAAGGCTTCTCCCAAGGAAATGTCTATAAACAAGGAACCGGAAAATTCGAAGGTTTGGCCATGACACCGCCAATGGGCTGGAACTCCTGGAATACTTTTGAAACTAACATCGATGAAAAACTCATAAAAGAAACCGCAGATATTATGGTTTCTACCGGAATGGCAGCTGCGGGTTACAACTACATTGTTCTTGACGATGGCTGGATGACAAAGGAAAGAGATAAAGATGGAAATTTAGTTCCCGACCCAATAAAATTCCCAAGCGGAATGAAAGCTTTAATCGAGTATGTACACTCTAAAGGTTTGAAGTTTGGTTTGTACAATTGCGCGGGAACACATACTTGCGCAGGTTATCCGGGAACACGCGGTTATGAGTACCAAGATGCTCGTTTTTATGCCAGTTTAGGAATCGATTTTTTGAAATATGATTGGTGTAATACGGCAGGAATTAATTCTACAGAAGCATATACAACAATGAGCAACGCACTTAAAACCGCTGGAAGACCAATTGTTTTCAGTCTTTGCGAATGGGGTGATACAAAACCTTGGGAGTGGGGAAAACCAATTGGAAACTTGTGGAGAATTTCGGGAGATATTTATCCTTGTTTTGATTGTGAATTCCACCACGAAGAAGGAAATTGGTCATCATGGGGATTCATGAAAATTGCCGAAATGCGTAAAGATATTCGTAAATATTCAGGACCAGATCATTGGAATGATTTTGATATGATGGAAGTAGGCGACGGAATGACCAATACCGAGGACAAAACACATTTTGCGATGTGGTGTATGATGGCTTCTCCTTTGATTGCGGGAAATGATTTCAGAAAAATGTCAAAAGAAACTTTGGCGATTCTAACCAATAAAGAACTAATTACGGTCAATCAGGATAAATTAGGAATCCAGGGATTCAAACTTTCTGCGGAAGACGGACTGGAAGTTTGGGTAAAACCATTAGCTGATGGAAATTGGGCTGTTACTTTCTTAAATAGAACCGACGCTCTTAAAAAAATCAATTTCGACTGGAAAAAAAATTCAATCAAAGATGCCGATTTTGGCTTTGAAGCCGATTTTAATAAAACAATATTTAAAATCAAAGATCTTTGGAAAAACAAAGAAGCGGGAACTACTAAGAAGAATTTTACTGCTGATATAGCTTCTCACGATGTAATTACACTTCGATTAATTCCTTAA